A single Cryomorphaceae bacterium DNA region contains:
- a CDS encoding cysteine dioxygenase family protein, giving the protein MNPITTIDQLREELAKGPDQDGYMGILKRVQLDLEKEVLPLCTWSDDHYTRIPLFRNNDCELLLMCWEPHQTSPIHTYDYQEGWMYILQGELCIEQYFTSMLENQLKLIESTRLPEKSIPYLNDYIGFHRGFNCVDRRTISLHIYSLPIETWQVYDEENKRVHSMSVWSDPVRE; this is encoded by the coding sequence ATGAACCCGATAACCACCATCGATCAATTGAGAGAAGAACTGGCCAAAGGCCCAGATCAGGATGGGTATATGGGCATCCTAAAGCGGGTCCAGCTGGATTTAGAAAAGGAAGTGCTTCCGCTGTGCACTTGGAGTGACGATCATTACACTCGAATACCGCTTTTTCGCAACAATGATTGCGAACTGCTACTCATGTGCTGGGAACCTCATCAAACCTCCCCTATTCACACCTATGATTATCAAGAAGGTTGGATGTACATTCTACAAGGCGAGCTCTGTATTGAACAGTACTTTACCTCTATGCTGGAAAATCAGCTCAAACTGATTGAAAGCACGAGGCTACCCGAAAAGTCCATTCCATACCTGAACGATTACATTGGTTTCCACCGCGGCTTTAATTGTGTGGATCGCCGAACGATCAGCCTGCATATTTACAGCCTACCCATCGAGACTTGGCAGGTTTATGATGAAGAAAACAAAAGGGTTCATTCCATGAGTGTCTGGAGCGACCCCGTACGGGAATAA